Part of the Paeniglutamicibacter sulfureus genome, GCCGTCGGTCGAGCGCACCTGGCCCTGGAAGAGCAGGTGGGTGCCCTTCTCGTCCTCGCGCATCTCAATGGTGGCCGGGGACTTCTGCTCCGGGGCTTCCGGGATGTAGTACGGGCCCTCGATGGAGCCCTTGTTGCCCTCGCGGTGGTCGGTGGCCACTTCCTCGACCGAGTGCTCGAGCCACACGTCCATGAACAGCGGCCATTCGCCGTCTTCGCCGACCTTGATCAGCCATGCCTTCAGTGCGTTGAACTCGTCGTAGCTGACGCGCTCTTCGAGGATGATGTCGTTGGCGGCCTCGATCAGCTTGCTGGCCAGCAGGTTGACGCGCTCGACGTCGGCGGTGATCGATGCCGTCTTGCCGGACTGGCGGAAACGGTCGGTGGCGGCGTTGCCTGAGGCTGCGGCGCTTGCGGTGGTTTCGGTGCTCACGAGTTGCTCCTTCTATCTCCAGTTGGAGGGGGGTGTTGATGCGCTGGTCTGACGTCACATGATGCGGTGACTACAGTCACAGCGACTTTCTATGCATTCAATGTATGCCGGTTATTGAGAAGAGGGAAATACTTCTTTCCGATCCATTGAGACGCTCTGCATATAGGACCGCAATTGGCAGCCTTTCTTGCAATTAACGCCCCGCGGCCAATGGAATGGGCCGGATCCAAAAGGACCCGACCCATTCCGCATCATCCCCGCGGCGTTCCCGCCGCAGATCCGCCTAGCGGATCGAGTTCGGGTGCTTGGCCAGCGGCGTGACCTTGATCTTCATGTACGGGTACATCGGGAAACCGCTGAGGATCTGGTGCAGCTCGTCGTTGGATTCGACGTCGAACAGCGAGTGGTTGGCGTACTCGCCGACGATGCGCCAGATGCCTGCCATCTTGCCGCTGTTCTGCAGCTGGCCCGAGTATTCCTTTTCGCGGACCTGGAAATCGGCGATTTGGGCCTCGGTCAGGTGGGCCGGGAAGGTTACGTCCATGCGGGCTAGGAATATCATGTCTTCTCCTGGATTAAGCGTGGTTGGTGGGTGCTAGTTCTGGCGGTAGCGGGCGAGTTTTTCTTCGTCAATGGCTGCGCCGACACCGGGGACGTTGCGCACCGAGATGCGGCCACCGGTGATGCGGATGGGCTCGGCAATCAGGTCATCGGCCATGTCCAGGAAGTTGGACAGCTCACCGGCGCGGCGGTTGCTCGCCTCATGGGCGGCACCGAAGGTCACGGTGGCCAACGATCCGATCTGGGTGTCGATCTGGTTGCCCATGGTGACATCGACGCCGAGCCCGGTGCACAGGCCCAGGATCTCGGTGGCCTCGGTGAACCCGCTGCGGGCGGTCTTGATGCAAATCGCGTTTGAGCCACCGGAGAGCAGTTCTCGGGATACGTCGCCTGCCGTCGGCACCGACTCGTCGCCCACAATGGGGATCGGGGACTTTTCCACGAGCCGGCGGCGGCTCATGGCTTCCTTCGCATCACAAGGCTCTTCCAGCGCCGTCAGGCCCAGGCCCTCGGTGCGGCGCAGGACTTCCATGGCCTCGTTTGCGGTCCAGCCGCGGTTGGCATCCAGGTAGAGCTCCACGTCGTCGCCGAGTCCGGCGCGCAACACGTGGCAGGCCTCGATGTCCAGGGCCAGCGGGCGGCGCCCGACCTTCAGCTTGAAGGTGGTGATGCCGTACTCCTCGCCGAAGCGCAGCGCCTCGTCGAGCAGTTCCTGCGCCGGGCGGAAGCCAAGCATGTGCGAAACGCGCATCGAGTCGGAGTATCCGCCCAGCAGCTTGTGCACCGGGGTTCCCAGTGCCTTGCCCAACAGGTCCCACAGGGCGATGTCGAGGGCGCCCTTGGCGACCTGGTTGTGGATGGTTCGGGCCATCACCTCGTGCACCTTGCCGCGGTCGAAGGGATCCAGCCCGATCAACTGCGGTGCGAAGACGTTGTCGATGATCGTGATGATCGATTCCTGGGTCTCGCCATAGGTGTAGGGCCGCGGCGGGGCATCGGCCTCCCCCACCAGTCCGTCATCCGAGTGGAGGCGCACCAGCACGTGCTCGGCATCGGTGACCTGCCCGCTGGCAAACTTGAGCGGGTGCGTATAAGGGATCGAATAAGGGATTGCTTCGATGCGTAGGATCTTCACGCCGGGTTTCCTTCCGTGGGGGCTGGAGCCTCAAAGAGGTCCAAGAACTTTTTCAGCAGTGCGGTTTCGTTGTCGGTCTTCCAGGCAACGGCAAGATCGACCGCCGGCGCATTGCGCAGCTGGCGGAAGACAATGCCCTGCAACGCGAACATGCGCCGGGCGGTGGGGACCAACGCGACGCCCATCCCGGCCGCGACGAACGACAGCAGGGTCGAGGTTTCCTGGGTCTCCTGGACAATTTGGGGGCTGAAGCCCGCCTGGCGGCAGGCCTCGATGGAGATGGTGTTCACCGCGGAACTCAGCGGGTAGGTGATAAAGGGTTCATCGGCCAGGTCCGAGAGGTCAAGCAAGCCACGCGATGCCAGCTCGTGGTCCTCGGGCAGGGCCACAACCAGTTCGTCCTTCTCCAAGAACTTCAGGCTCAGTTGGCTCGAACGGATTGGCGGTCGTAGTACGGCGACATCCACGCGCTGCTCTTCCAGCGCGATTTCCATTTCGGGGGTGAGCATCTCCCCCTGTACGTTCAGGCGCAGGCCGGGCATGTGGACCCGGGCGGCCTGCACGATCATGGGCATCAGCCGGTAGGTGGCCGTGCCGGAGACGCCGACCCGCAGTACGCCGCTGGCTCCCTGCCCCACGAGCTTGACGTCTTGTTCGAGCTTGTCGATCTCGGCCAGCAGCAACCGCGCCCGGGTCAGGAGCAATTCGCCGGCGGCGGTGAGGTCGACCTTGCGCGTGGTGCGCACCAACAGCTGGGTGCCCAGCTGCTCCTCGAGCGACTTGATTTGTTGGGACAGCGGAGGCTGGGCCATGTGCAGGCGCTGGGCCGCACGGCCGAAGTGTTTTTCCTCGGCCACCG contains:
- a CDS encoding enolase C-terminal domain-like protein, whose product is MKILRIEAIPYSIPYTHPLKFASGQVTDAEHVLVRLHSDDGLVGEADAPPRPYTYGETQESIITIIDNVFAPQLIGLDPFDRGKVHEVMARTIHNQVAKGALDIALWDLLGKALGTPVHKLLGGYSDSMRVSHMLGFRPAQELLDEALRFGEEYGITTFKLKVGRRPLALDIEACHVLRAGLGDDVELYLDANRGWTANEAMEVLRRTEGLGLTALEEPCDAKEAMSRRRLVEKSPIPIVGDESVPTAGDVSRELLSGGSNAICIKTARSGFTEATEILGLCTGLGVDVTMGNQIDTQIGSLATVTFGAAHEASNRRAGELSNFLDMADDLIAEPIRITGGRISVRNVPGVGAAIDEEKLARYRQN
- the catA gene encoding catechol 1,2-dioxygenase, with translation MSTETTASAAASGNAATDRFRQSGKTASITADVERVNLLASKLIEAANDIILEERVSYDEFNALKAWLIKVGEDGEWPLFMDVWLEHSVEEVATDHREGNKGSIEGPYYIPEAPEQKSPATIEMREDEKGTHLLFQGQVRSTDGSALKNAKIELWHADEEGFYSQFAPNIPDWNLRGTFIADEEGNFQINTMQPAPYQIPTDGACGQLIAAAGWHAWRPAHLHLKVSAPGHELLTAQLYFPGDAHNDDDIATAVKPELLLDIQPATEGEGVQTTYDFVLDPESK
- the catC gene encoding muconolactone Delta-isomerase is translated as MIFLARMDVTFPAHLTEAQIADFQVREKEYSGQLQNSGKMAGIWRIVGEYANHSLFDVESNDELHQILSGFPMYPYMKIKVTPLAKHPNSIR
- a CDS encoding LysR substrate-binding domain-containing protein, coding for MEVRQMRYFIAVAEEKHFGRAAQRLHMAQPPLSQQIKSLEEQLGTQLLVRTTRKVDLTAAGELLLTRARLLLAEIDKLEQDVKLVGQGASGVLRVGVSGTATYRLMPMIVQAARVHMPGLRLNVQGEMLTPEMEIALEEQRVDVAVLRPPIRSSQLSLKFLEKDELVVALPEDHELASRGLLDLSDLADEPFITYPLSSAVNTISIEACRQAGFSPQIVQETQETSTLLSFVAAGMGVALVPTARRMFALQGIVFRQLRNAPAVDLAVAWKTDNETALLKKFLDLFEAPAPTEGNPA